A window of Sagittula sp. P11 genomic DNA:
TCGTTGCGCACATGCGCGTGCATGATCGTCGCCCCCGCCTCGAACGCGGCCTGCGTGCTTTCCACCTGTTCCTCGATGGAGATCGGCACCGCCGGGTTGTCCTTCTTCTTCGGCACGGAACCGGTGATGGCGACGCAGATGATGCAGGGTTTGGTCATGTGGATCCTCGGGCGTTGGTCTTTCTGGAACCGACAGGATAGTGAGTATTTGCGAAGCAGAGAAGCCAGAGGACCGAGAAAGTCCCCCGGCCTCCGGGTATCATCAGATATCGAAAAAGATGGTCTCGTCCGGCCCCTGCAGGTGGATGTCGAAGCGGTAGGCGTCGCCGTCCTTCTTCGCCAGCAGCGTCGGTACGCGCGACTGGTGCTCGATCCGGCTGAGGATCGGGTCTTCGGCGTTGGCCGCTTCCTCGTCGGCGAAGTACATCCGCGTGTGCAGGCCGAGGTTGATGCCGCGGGCCACGATCCAGAAGGTGACGTGCGGCGCCTGGAGGCGGCCATCGGGGAAGGGCACCCGGCCGGGCTTCAGCGTCTCGAAGGTGAATTCGCCGGTGTTCATGTCACCGGGCGAGCGGCCCCAGCCGGTGAAGCCCTCTGCCCCGCCTTTGCCTGCGAACTTGCCCTGCGAGTCGGCCTGCCAGACCTCGATCAGCGCGTCCTTCAGTGCGTTGCCTGCGCCGTCGAACACGCATCCCTTGATGGTGATGCGCTCACCGGCGGGGGCGCCGGTGATCATGCGCGTGCCAAGGTCCTCCGGGAAG
This region includes:
- the pcaG gene encoding protocatechuate 3,4-dioxygenase subunit alpha; translated protein: MTGPMTNRAKESPSQTAGPYVHIGCTPNFLGIEGVFPEDLGTRMITGAPAGERITIKGCVFDGAGNALKDALIEVWQADSQGKFAGKGGAEGFTGWGRSPGDMNTGEFTFETLKPGRVPFPDGRLQAPHVTFWIVARGINLGLHTRMYFADEEAANAEDPILSRIEHQSRVPTLLAKKDGDAYRFDIHLQGPDETIFFDI